The candidate division WOR-3 bacterium genome includes a region encoding these proteins:
- a CDS encoding phosphoribosyltransferase, producing MDAYLGTIEDFRFITTDFLTNAALSFASSLFVKEPDFDAVIGIARSGLIPASVIACHFNLPLFSFNTRDKKLQYLSGGLRAPENPKIKKPLVVEDSYAHGYSASLIQSLRFEFPNAFIVTIFSSTFQPEGIDAFAYFYPLPHFFEWCFMNTGYSANLVVDFDGILCHEYEKINYSEEEFNEYIKNAPPLYLPRRFPVIILTARHSGNIGNSLLWLDKNNVKFLELHFWNGDPDARWKTPSTIAEWKAQKLKSIAARRHVNFYVESSPNIAQNVAYLTGIPTICPLAKMVFGWSSDKLKDIIWYKKENEKTCQESHAKQVKLLN from the coding sequence ATGGATGCTTATTTAGGTACCATTGAAGACTTCAGATTTATAACAACCGATTTCCTAACTAATGCAGCTTTGAGTTTTGCCAGCTCTTTGTTCGTTAAGGAACCAGATTTTGACGCGGTCATAGGAATTGCCAGGAGTGGTTTAATTCCTGCGTCGGTAATTGCTTGTCATTTTAATCTGCCTCTCTTTTCCTTTAATACTCGCGATAAAAAGTTGCAATACCTTTCTGGCGGTTTACGCGCACCTGAAAATCCAAAGATCAAAAAGCCGCTTGTCGTCGAGGACTCCTATGCGCATGGCTATTCTGCATCCCTTATCCAGAGTCTTCGCTTTGAATTTCCCAACGCCTTTATAGTAACCATTTTTAGCTCCACCTTTCAGCCAGAAGGAATTGACGCATTTGCCTATTTCTATCCTCTGCCCCATTTCTTCGAATGGTGCTTCATGAATACAGGATATTCTGCAAATTTGGTGGTCGATTTCGATGGAATACTTTGCCATGAATATGAAAAGATCAATTATAGTGAGGAGGAATTCAATGAATATATTAAGAATGCGCCTCCGCTTTATCTTCCTCGAAGATTTCCTGTGATTATCCTTACAGCAAGACACAGTGGAAATATTGGAAACAGTCTTTTATGGTTAGACAAAAATAACGTAAAATTTTTAGAGCTTCACTTTTGGAATGGAGATCCTGATGCACGATGGAAGACACCATCCACAATCGCTGAATGGAAGGCGCAAAAACTAAAAAGCATTGCTGCAAGGAGGCATGTAAATTTCTATGTAGAATCATCTCCTAATATTGCTCAGAATGTAGCATATTTGACGGGAATTCCTACGATTTGCCCTTTAGCCAAAATGGTATTTGGTTGGTCGTCAGATAAGTTAAAAGATATTATTTGGTACAAAAAGGAGAATGAAAAAACATGCCAAGAATCACATGCAAAGCAGGTCAAGCTATTAAATTGA